CCGGGCCGGCCGGTGCCACGGCTGCCGCGCTGATTCACAAAGCTGGATTCAACTGCATGATGGTTGAGAAGCAGCGGTTTCCACGGTTTGTGATCGGTGAGAGCCTTTTGCCTCACTGCATGGATCTGCTCGAAGAGGCTGACCTGCTTGGAGTTGTTCAGGATCAGAAATTCATGGTTAAGGATGGCGCGGTTTTCAAACGCGGTGATGAGACCTGTACCTTCCAGTTCTCACAACAGTTCACCCAAGGCTGGAAGTATACCTATCAGGTACCTCGTGAGGATTTTGATAAGGTGTTGGCCGAAAGTGTCGAAGCCCGTGGTGTTCCTGTGCTCTGGGGCCACGGTGTCACCGACGTGAACTTCGCTGATGATGGCAGCTCCACCACGATGCTGGAGGATGAGCAGGGTGAACAGGCCAGTATAACGGCCCGGTTTATTCTGGATGGCAGCGGCTATGGCCGGGTACTGCCCCGTCTGCTGGATCTCGATGAGAACTCCATGCTACCGCTGCGTGAGTCCTACTTTACCCATGTCACCGGTGACATTCGCCCGGAAGGGGACGGGGAGGGCCGGATCTGGATCTGTTCCCTGGACGATCCGGATAACGCCTGGATGTGGATCATCCCGTTTTCAAATGGTAAAACCTCGGTTGGCGTGGTCGCCAAGCCAGACTTTCTGGCCCGCTATCCAGAGGATCCGGATGAGAAGCTGCGGGCGATCATCGACGATAACAAGAATACCAGAGGGCGTCTGAAAGACGCCGAGTTCACCTTTCCGGTAAGGCGAATCAATGGCTATTCCATATCCGCCAAAAAGCTGCATGGCAAAGGTTTTGCGTTGATGGGTAATGCCACCGAATTCCTCGATCCGGTCTTTTCATCCGGCGTCACTCTGGCGCTGGAGTCATCCAATCGGGCAGCAAAGACCCTGATCCGTCAACTCCAGGGCGAAAGTGTGGATTGGCAGACAGACTATGCGGATCACCTGATGATGGGTGTGGATACCTTCAGGACCTTTGTCACCGCCTGGTACGACAATCGCCTGCCGACCATCTTCTACAGTGCCGTCAAACCGGATGAGTTGCAGGATCAGATCTGTTCAGTACTCGCCGGATATGTCTGGGATCACGACAATCCCTGTGTGCGGGACCATCAGCGGACCGTCACGGTGATTGCCAAGGCCTGCGCCCAGTACGGCTGAGCTAAGCCACCCGGTATGCCGTTCGGCATACCGGGTAGAATCCAACAAACACGATACATACCGACACGGATTTCTACCCGGGTCGAACCGTGCTATGGCACTCTCTGCCACGTCTTCTGAAATAGCTTCCTGGTTTTATGTGACGCGATTGAGCATGCGCTGGCTGCGAATCAGTCTGGACCAGCTCTTACCGGTATTGAACCAGAGGATATACCAAGCTTCGATGATCATACGGGGCAGTAGCAGCGGACTGAACCTGAGTGCTGCTTCGCTGGCACAGAGTTGATGATTCAGGCTGAGGCTGGTGGCGATGGTACTGATACGTGCCAGATGATAGCGATTGCTGATCAACGCCACCGGATAGGCATCCTGCTGCGACAGCATGGTTCTGGCATGCTGCAGATTTTCCAGGGTGTTCTGGGACTGTTGCTCCAAGCGCAGGCGTGACTCCCCGATGCCTTTGCCGATCAGATAATCCCGGCCGGCCTGTGCTTCAGTGAGATTCTCTCCCGGCGCGGCGCCTCCCACCAGCAGCAGGGTCGATTGCGGATTGTTCCGCATCAGCTCGAGGGTTTTTTCCAGTCGCAGGTGGTAATCCTGGTCTATGCCCTGTTTGGTCAGTCGCTTACCGAAGACCAGGAGACTGTCACAATCGCACTCATTGGGTGCAGACTTTGCGGTGCGGTAGACATAGATCAGGCTGATCAGCAGCGGGATACCGATACCGACGATCAGTAGTATCAGGGAGAGGCCGAAGGTCCAGAGTCCATCCCAATCGATTGCGCCCCGTTCAGGGTCGAATTGCATGGCTTAGGCTGAGAGCTGTGTGCTATTGAATCCATCCCCGTGCATTGGCATGCACGGGGACAGGGGACAACTTACATCGCGATCAAGCGTTGTTGAATGGCGTTATCCAGATTAACGATCCACTTGTTGTACTGCTTGTTGATCTTGGAACCGTCATATTTCAGACCATTACTGCTTTTGTAAACAATGCTGTAGGTCTTCTTGTTGAAGGGAATATCCACAGAAGCGGTGGTGCCGCGCAGCATGATGGATGCAACGATATGGCCTGGTTTCACCTCTTTCATGCGCCAACCAAGACCAGCACCGGCAGACATAATGGCTTTTTTGATGTTGGTGGAAGTGGTTTTGCCTATGGTGTTAACCGGAGAATCCTGCACATTGTAGATCGGCTCGGTACGACAGCCCATCAATCCGAGGGTGAATACCAGCAGCGAAATGAACAACAGGTTTTTTATAGAGACTTTTTTCATATCGGGACTCCCTTACGACAGTGGTTTATTGCAATAGTATATAGAAAATCTTTGTATCTGTTCTCTACCTGAATTCATGGTTTCAGGTTGTTTTCAGGGCTGTAATCCATGTGCTCTATTGAGCGGCATGTTTGCGTGGATCAGCCAGTATGCCGAGACTGCGGAATAGTCCCTGGAGGTATAACCCTCTTTTTATCAACCGCCAGGCAATCATTCGCACTATACGCCAGGTGTCTGTCCAGGGTTTGTAGTGGCTTTGGCGTCTACCTACATGATAGATCGACTCGACAGGTACCGATACACTATAAAAGCTGTGGCTTGCCGCTTCAATGACAATTTCACTTTCAAAAACAAAACCTTTTTCTTTTGAGGTGTTTAGGCGTACATCCCTAAGTAAGTCAAAGGGGTAGAGACGAAATCCTGACTGGGAATCGGTCACCGGGTAACCGGCTGCCCAGGAGACCCAGAAATCGGCAAAGCGGTTGGCGAACAGACGCAGTTTTGGCGCGTTGTGGCGCTGTTTCAAGCGGGCGGCAATGATGATGCTGTTTGGATTGGCGTGGGCCGCACCGATCAGTTGGGGAATCTCGGCCGGATTGTGTTGACCATCTCCATCCAGGGTGATGATCATCTCCGCATTGAGCTTGATGGCATGGTCGAAGCCGCTCTGCAGAGCTGTCGCTTTGCCCTGATTCTGTTCATGCCTCAGCAGATGGACATTGAGGCCTTCGAGCTGACTCTGGCTGTCATCTGAAGAGCCGTCATCGACAATGATCACATTTTCCGTCTGCTGCAGGGCCGCCATGGCCACATCCCGGATGGTTGCGGATTCATTGTAGACTGGAATAACGACTGCGGTTTGCATCTTGATAGGCCCTGATCAGGCCATTGCCCCGTTGATTGAGATCACCTGGCCTGAAATATAGGCTGCCTCATCAGAGGCCAGAAAGCCTACCAGAGCGGCAACCTCATCGGGGGTACCGGCCCGTTTCATCGGTACGATCTGTTTGATGGTGTCAACATTGAAAGCGGATGATGTCATGCTGCCTTCAATAATGCCTGGGGCAACCGCATTGGCTGTAACCCCGCGAGAGGCCAACTCCAATGACAGGGATTTGATTGCGCCATGCAGCCCGGCCTTGGCGGCTGCGTAGTTAGCCTGTCCCCGGTTGCCCATCACACCGGCAATCGAGGAGAGTGCAATCACTCTTCCCCAGCGGGTTGCCAGCATCGGTAATAACAGGGGTTGGGCAACATTGTAGAAGCCGCTGAGGGAGACATCGATCACCCGTTGCCACTGGTCCGGCTGCATGCCTGCCAGGGGGGCGTCGTCATGTATCCCCGCATTGTGAATGAGTGTCTGTATGGGGCCGGATTCGAGCAGCTTCTCCAGGGTTTGGCGAGCCGCCTCGCCGTCCCGGATGTCGAACACGCAGGTCTCCGCACTGCCGCCGGATTGACGAATCGATTCAACCACCGCCTCGGCTCGGTCGGGATTGCTGTTGGCATGCACGATGACATGGGTTTCAGGCGAACTCAGCTGTCGACAGATTGCCGAACCGATATCCCCGCTGCCCCCTGTGACCAAGGCTCGCTTCACTGATTTTGCTCCGAATGTACGATCACCGCTGCTCTTCCCTCTGCTACCAGGACGGATTCAGTTTTGAGGACGAAATCATAGAGCATGTTGCCGCTGTCGGCCAGCAACTGTGTTGCCTGGATCTGGAGTGGGGCATCGAGCTCATCCAGATAGCGGATATGCAGTTTTACGCCACGCAAACTGACCAGATAGCCACCGGGTTGCTGTTGTCCCGATTGTCTGGCCAGCAGTCCGCCATGCAGGGCCATCGTTTGAGCACCATACTCGGCCGCATGCACCGCTGACAGTCGGCCGTTGCTGCGCAAGGGATTGTCACTGTTGCGATGGCTTGATGTTTGGCATTGGATCTTGGTTTCGTCCCAATCGACCACCTTCTCAATCAGCCGCATATCCCCCCCATGGGGAAGCAGGGTGTAGAGTTCGTCACCCTCAAGTGAGCGCGCTAGCATGGAAGCAGTTCCGACTGCAGGTTCAAGCCTGGCAGGTAGGTTAGGGTGATGTTCGCAGCGTGACTCTGCGCAATGGCTTGCAGAATCGGCAGACTGCGGGCAGATGGAGCTGAAAGTCGGAGTGTTTCCAGCGCTGGTTTCGACATCCTGCTCTCTTCCCCATCCGGCACAGTGCTCAGGTTGAGTCTGGCAATTCCTCTTTCGCTCTCTGCCGTCAGCAGCATGGCGATGGAAAAGGGTTCGCCAATGGGCATGAACGGTTGCAGCAGTTCCGGTGGTGGTTGGTCGTAACAGACCAGCAACACCGGCACCCGCTCTACCACGGCTTGTACAGCGGCTTCCATCAGACCGGCCGCAAAGCTGCCGTTCAAACCGCCCAGACTCGACGACCCCTGCCGGGAGCCTGCGCCGATCGACCAGTAACCTGCCGGTGCATTATGCACTGAGTTGTGGAACTGGGTCGGAGACACCGGTCGTCCCTCCTCAGTCAGAGCAAGACAGATCTGATCGATGATGTCCAGGTCACCTTCTGAAGAGCTGAATACCGATGCCAGCGTCTCCGTGCCGGTGAGATCCTGCAGCGCCTCTTCAGCCGCCTGCAGGGCGATCTTGATCGTTCGCGTGGTACGGCGGCGCTCGTTGGGTTTCAGCATCGAGGGTTTGAGTGGGGGCAGTTCGCCACCCTGATAGTCTGCCTCACTCTGCAGCAGCGCAGTTGCCTCCTGCCAGTTGCCGATCCCCTGGGCCACGACGCCGATCTTCTTTATGGTTACGGAAATCATGACGCCGCTCCGAAAATCAGGCTGCAGTTATTGCCACCGAAGCCAAACGAATTGCTCAGAACATGGCGTAACTCACGCTGCTCCGGATTGAGCAGAATATTCGCCCCCAGGGAATCATCCTGTTGTCTGGTTTGCAGACTCTGTGGCAACAGACCATCCTGCAGACAGAGCAGGGCGAAGATAGACTCGGTGATTCCCGCCGCTCCCAGGGTATGGCCGGTGAATCCCTTGGTGGAGCTGCAGGGGGTCAGATTACCGAACAGTCCGCAGACAGCGTTATCCTCCGAAGCATCGTTACTCCGGGTGGCGGTGCCGTGCAGATTGATGTAGTCGATGTCGCCGATCTCGAGGCCAGCCCGCTGGAGAGCCTGTTGCATGGCATGGCGCGCCCCAGCGCCCTCTGGGTGGGGAGTCGACATATGGTGAGCGTCCGAGCTTTCACCATAGCCGATCAGGGACGGAGATGAATCGCCATCCTGTGGTTTTTCAAGCAGGGCGAAACCCGCACCCTCACCGATGTTGATGCCATTGCGCTGCCCATCCCAGGGACGGCAAGGCTCGGCCGAGACCAGATCAAGCGCATTGAACCCGTAGAGGGTTGTCAGGCAGAGGGAATCGACACCGCCGACAATCGCTGCATCACAGACTCCGGCAGTCATATAGCGGTAAGCAGCGGCAAATACCTTGGCGCTGGAAGAGCAGGCTGTGGAGATGGCGATCGCCGTGCCATTCAGGCCCAGGTAGTCACGTATAAAGTGGCTCGATGAAGCAATATTATGGGTATATTGAGGTGTGAACTCGGCTGGTAAAGCGTCATTGATACGTGTCCGGTAGGCCGCTTCTGTGGTGGCAATACCGGAGGTGCTGGTGCCCATGAAAACGCCGATACGATCCGCGCCATATCGCTCCACTGCCTGTTTGACCGCCGGCAGGAAGTCGTCCTGCTGCAGGGCCAGCTGTGCCAGACGATTGTTGCGGCAATCGTAGTCCGACACGCGCTCCTCCAGTGGCATATCCTCCAGTCCGGAAACCCGTCCGATCCAGGTGGCGAGATCCACATTCTCCAGGTCACAGGGCTGCAGACCGCTTCTACCAGTGCGCAGTGCCTCCAGGGATGCTGTTTTGCCACACCCCAGCGCATTGGTCAGGGTAAAATGGGATATCGATAAGGGGGTCATTTTAGAGCCTGTAATCTATTTTGTTCATTTAATTCAGTCGTCTGTTCGGCAGTGAATCGCAGTCGTCGAATCTTTCAGCAACTATCCAATCCTGAAATCAAAGCAGATGCAGAGCAATTGTCTGTTGTGGTTTTTCTGCATCGACCAGGCTGTTCTTCTCGCGCCGCCAATGGCCCATACTCAGACGCACCAGGAGCCACAGAAATAGGCTGAATCGGCCCTTTCTAATGGTACTTTGTTCTGATGCCTTAAGTCGAAGCTAGCTATTATGCGAGCCGTGGCAAAATATGACAATGTTATATACATCCTGTAATTAACAAATATAGCCTTGTAATCCGTTGCCTTAGAGGCAGTTGTGTAAAGAAGTTATCGAAGCAGCTATCCAGTTTACTGGTTCATTTGATCGCTTTCAGGAAATTGATCAACTGTTCTCGTGGCAATTTTCCGGTGGAGTTTCTCGGCAGTGACTCCACGAAATGGAGTGGTCTGGGTAGAAATGCCGCATCGATCGATTGAGCAAGCTGATGGAGCACCTCCTGCTTGCTGAGTGATGGGGCCACCACCAGCGCGCTCAGCCGCTGTTTCTCATTGTTTGGATTCTCAGGAGGGACGAAGACCCCATCGATCACTCCGGGTATGGCCAGCAGCTTCTGGTTCAGGTCGCCGAGCGAGGCCCGTTTGCCGGCGATCTTCAGCATATCGTTATTGCGCCCCAGCAGTCTGAAACGACCACTGGTGAGGATCTCGATATTGTCGTTGAGCACTACCGGGTGCGGGAGATGTCCCCCACTGGCATAGGTCTGGTTGCCCTGCTGTTCCATTTCGATGCCATCATAGAGGATCCAGCACTCATCCTTGAGGGTGTGCCGGCTGGCGATCGAGCCGGTTTCGGTGGAACCGTAGATCTCATAGATCTCGGTTTGCAGTTGCTGCTCCGCCTCGGCGGCGAGCTCTCTGCTGAGCGGCGCCGTGGCTGAGATGATGAAGGAGATCTCCGGCCAGCTGATACCGGCGTCCAGGCAGGCCCGCAGGTGGAGTGGCGTGGTGATCAGAACCCTCGGCGCTGAAGTGAGTGCCAGATCAGCCGCGATGTCCGCTGGAAACAGCGGTCGTCCGGTATGTACCGCGATACCCCCTTGCCAGGGGAAAAAGATCGATGTGGCCAGTCCATACATGTGTTGGGCAGGTACTGTCGCCACCAGTGATGAGACAGAACGGGAGAGGAAGGGAAAGCGCTGCAATGCACTGTCGGCTTCCGCCTTCAGTTCTCCCCAGCTCTTGGGATTGGGTTTAGGTGTACCGGTAGAACCTGAAGTATAGAGAATGGCAACCTGACGTTCCGCTTCAATCTGTTCCGGCAGGGCAATCGAGTCACTGTTCCGGGCGTTCAGCAGTTCTGTGTAGAGCAGTTGTCTGGCTTGTATACCCTGCTGCAATTGATCGGTCAGGCAGTAGCCGTCACGGCTCTTGATCAACAGACTGTTCACTGCCCCCGGGGTGTTGTTGGATGGCATCAGGGTAACCTGCTGACGCACAATCGCGGCGGCAAAGCTGACCGCAAAGTGATAGCGGTCTTCACACAGATTCACCACCTCTCCGGCCTCAGGCAGCTGGGCTGCCAGCTTGGCCACATCCTGATAAAACTGGGCCGCCGAGATGCCGGCACCGCGGTGCCAGGCGGCGAGCTGCTGAGGATGGTGTGCCAGCATGCTGCAATGAATTGGGCTGTTTAAAGCAGGCTGCGCCATTCAATTCTCCGGACCAGTCGAACAAAATTCAAAAAACCGGGATGCTCAAGGTGGGGCAGTTTTCGCTCCCTAATACGATATTCGATGAGTAATCCCGCAATAACAAGTAGATAGTTTACAAAGTTGGTGAAAAGTGACCAGGTTTCTGAATCAGCAAAAAGCGCCAGAAGGGCACTCTCAACCGTCAAAAACGCAAACATGCCGGACCAGAACAGGGTGACACGCCGGGTGTATAAACGCTCATAGTCGTTCAACTCCCGCTCATCTTTGTGCAGCAACTCCGCAAAGCGGGTGATCAATGGCGTCTGTCCAGGCAGCAGGGTCATGGTAAACAGTGTAAACAGGCTACCGTTGATAGCTATCGGCGGCAATTTCAAAAGTTGAATCGTGTCAGGCTGTATCAACAGTAACCAGGCGATACCGAGCAGAGCGATGGCGATGATCACCCAGCCAATAAGCCGGCCCTTGATCAGTTCGAGTCCACCCCAGTTTGCCAACAGCAGCAGCAGGATCAGGCTGGGGGCGATCAGGCTGTCACTGACGACACCGAAATGGAGCACCAGGGGATAGGCGATCGCCAGCAGCAACAAGCCGATATGGGCAAGTCTGCGCAACGGATCGTTCGATGTGGACTGGACTCCGTTCATTATTTTTCGTAGCTCAGCCGCAGGCTTATGACACTATTTAGTCAAAACCTGAGCTTGGTCCTTTAACTCTATGAATTTATTCGGGACAAGGCGTAAGTGGCAAGATAGCTCATTACAACGCCGATCGCGACTGTCAGGCCGATCGCGTGCAACACGGGAATCGAAGAACTGGCAAGGATCGCAAACACGCCGGCTGTGCTCAGGGCACAAACACTCAAGGCATGCAGGGTCAAAAGTGCATCGCCCTGCTGCTGTTCACGACGGCCAAAAAACAGGCTGTAATCCAGACCAATGCCCAACACCAGCATCAGTGAGATCAGATGAAACAGGTTCAGGGCTTCACCCAACAAATGTAACACACCCACACTGGCCAGAATAGCCAGGGCGATGGGTATCAGGGTGGTCAGCGCCCGTTTCAACGAGCCCAGGCCAATCCACAACAGGATCAACATCAGACCACAGCCGAGGGCCACCCGCTGCAGGGTCTGTTGTCTGAAATCCCCCACCAGGCCACTCACCTCCTGCTTCAGGTTCAGATAACTCACCTCAGGAAGGTTTGCCTCAACATAGGTCTTAATCTGCTCGGGATCGGCAACAGTTTGCAGGGGGATCAGAGCGAACCAGGCCGATTGACCCTCGCGGATCATGCTCTCCAGACGGGTTTTCAACTCGCTCGACATGGCCTCCGCATAGCTGAGGGGAGGCAGGTTGCGGCTCTGTTCGATCTCTGTGATAAACGGATCGAAGGCGGCCTTGCGAAACGGCAGTCCCTGCATGGCCTGCTGCAGATTGTCCGAGAGCCCGTGCCGATCGGGCAGTGATTGTTGCCTGACTCTCTGTTGCTGCACACTGGGGAGATAATCACTGGGGAGTGAGATGTCGATCAACGAAGCGCCTGCCGGATCCTGCTGCAGATGCTGGCGTAGCGCTTCACTGCGCTGCAGCAGCTGTTGTGGATCCTCCCCTTGGATCAGCAACAGGTGGCTGGGATCGCTGGTGCTGAAATGTTGGCGAAGTTGCCGATCCTGCTCCAGCAATGCCTTGGGCAGTGGGGAGAAGGTGGCAATATCATCCTGCCAGAGCGGCTTCGAGGAGAGCAGCAGAGTGGTCAGGCTGATCACCGCTAATGCAAGCATCACCAGTGAGGGCCAGATCTTCCTTTTGAGCATCACACTGAGCAGCGTCATGCCTCTTGGCTGAGGCGGTGAGAAGGGCTGGGGAAAGACTCTCGGCAGCAGTAGGCGGCTGGTCAATGCGGCAGTCAGCAGACCGGTCAGGGTGAACAGGCCCAGTTGACGCAGCCCAATGAAATCGGTGGTCAACAGCACCAGATAGGCGATGCAGGTGGTGATGACCCCCAGGCGCAGGGTTCGCCAGATCGACAGCATGGTGCTGTTTACCGGCTCGGAGTGACGAAGATGACTGAACAGATGGATCGGGTAGTCCAGTGTCACTCCAAGCAGAGTGATGCCGAATGCCAGGGTGATGCCGTGCAACTCACCAAACACAAGCTGACAGACGATGGCTCCGACCAACAGGGCACTCAGCAGCGGCAGGGCGGCAAACAGCAGATAGGGGAGAAACCGGTAGGCACTGAACAACAGCAGGGCGATCAGTGCCGAGGCGACCATGCTGAGCGTCTGGGTCTCATAGTGGATGACAGCCCTGGATTGCACGCCGAAAACGCCAGGGCCGCTGATGATCAATTGATGTCCGGCATCGTTATCGAGACGGGCAAACTCATCCTGCAGATAGGCGAGAACCGCCTGCTGCTCATCGAGTTCGAGTCCCCCGGCCCGGGTCTGTACCAGCAGCAGGGCCATCTCCCCCTGCTTCGACTGCCAGACACCCTGTTCCCGGTGGATGCTCTGTTCGGCCAACCAACTGCGCAGCATGGTCTGGTAACTGCCCATCGGATCGGCTGCCAGAAGACCCTTGAATGGGGAGGGGAAGGGGGCTTTCAGCTCCTCCAGACGCTGCATCAGCGCTCTATTGAGGCTTTCCACGCTGAATGCCGAAGCCTCGATCCCGGGTGAGATCAGGTAACGGTATTTGAAAAGCAGCGGATCGATCTGCAATGCCCCTGGCGCACCGTTTTCAACCCGGCTGAGCAGGGGGCTGTTGCGTAAACGGGCTGTCAGTTGTTGACTGAGACTGGCGCGGGATGCCGCATCGCCTTGCGTGATCGCCAGCAATAGCAGCCGGTTGGCCGGACCCTGATTGATCTCATTCAGCAGTATCCGCTGGTCTGCGGCTGTGCCCTCCGGCAGAAACAGGCTCATGTCGGTACGCAAGGAGACCTGACTGAACACCCACCAACTGCAGAGTGCCAGTGCAGCAAGCCAGGCCAGCAGGGTGTCTATTCGGATGGTCATTATTGGCTCATGCTATCGTTAGGGCTTGCAGAGGACCAGTCGACACTCATTCCCCGATGGGCATCAGTTGGGTGATGATCTGATCACCGTTGCTCTCGACCACCAGATAGCGTTCGATCTGCAGCGCTGTTCCTGAGATCTCTATGCGGGTGATCTTGTTGTCCAGTGCCCCCTCTTTGGGCGTCAGATTCAGGCTCCAGGCATCCCGGCTACCGGTCAGTTCGGGCTTGAAGTAGCGTTCGAGTGTCTCCCGGTCGCCACCCAATACCGAGCGGAAGGAGGCGCTGAAAGCCAGCAGTTCCGGGATGTTGTCCAGCAGTAGAACCTGCTGCTGCTGGTTCCGCCACAGGGTCAGCCGATTTCCCTCGATCTCATATTTGGTGCTGCTCGGTGGTGCAAGGGTTCTGACCAATCGGTCGGGTGGCTGAAACAGCAGGGTGCCCTGTTGTTCGATCGGTTGATCGAGCAGGGTGAGTTGGCGTGTTTCGGTGAAACGGGCCTGCCGTTCGCCAGACGACTGCCACTGTTGCATCAGATAGTCCAAGGACCAGAGCGGTTCTTCGGCCGCTGCCGGTAAGCTCAGACTGAACAGCAGCAGAACGAGTGGCAGAGAGGTGATCCCAGACCTATTCAGAGGCATCGT
This portion of the Candidatus Thiodiazotropha endoloripes genome encodes:
- a CDS encoding NAD(P)/FAD-dependent oxidoreductase yields the protein MKTYDTDVLIIGAGPAGATAAALIHKAGFNCMMVEKQRFPRFVIGESLLPHCMDLLEEADLLGVVQDQKFMVKDGAVFKRGDETCTFQFSQQFTQGWKYTYQVPREDFDKVLAESVEARGVPVLWGHGVTDVNFADDGSSTTMLEDEQGEQASITARFILDGSGYGRVLPRLLDLDENSMLPLRESYFTHVTGDIRPEGDGEGRIWICSLDDPDNAWMWIIPFSNGKTSVGVVAKPDFLARYPEDPDEKLRAIIDDNKNTRGRLKDAEFTFPVRRINGYSISAKKLHGKGFALMGNATEFLDPVFSSGVTLALESSNRAAKTLIRQLQGESVDWQTDYADHLMMGVDTFRTFVTAWYDNRLPTIFYSAVKPDELQDQICSVLAGYVWDHDNPCVRDHQRTVTVIAKACAQYG
- a CDS encoding YdcF family protein, whose translation is MQFDPERGAIDWDGLWTFGLSLILLIVGIGIPLLISLIYVYRTAKSAPNECDCDSLLVFGKRLTKQGIDQDYHLRLEKTLELMRNNPQSTLLLVGGAAPGENLTEAQAGRDYLIGKGIGESRLRLEQQSQNTLENLQHARTMLSQQDAYPVALISNRYHLARISTIATSLSLNHQLCASEAALRFSPLLLPRMIIEAWYILWFNTGKSWSRLIRSQRMLNRVT
- a CDS encoding glycosyltransferase family 2 protein codes for the protein MQTAVVIPVYNESATIRDVAMAALQQTENVIIVDDGSSDDSQSQLEGLNVHLLRHEQNQGKATALQSGFDHAIKLNAEMIITLDGDGQHNPAEIPQLIGAAHANPNSIIIAARLKQRHNAPKLRLFANRFADFWVSWAAGYPVTDSQSGFRLYPFDLLRDVRLNTSKEKGFVFESEIVIEAASHSFYSVSVPVESIYHVGRRQSHYKPWTDTWRIVRMIAWRLIKRGLYLQGLFRSLGILADPRKHAAQ
- the fabG gene encoding 3-oxoacyl-ACP reductase FabG; the protein is MKRALVTGGSGDIGSAICRQLSSPETHVIVHANSNPDRAEAVVESIRQSGGSAETCVFDIRDGEAARQTLEKLLESGPIQTLIHNAGIHDDAPLAGMQPDQWQRVIDVSLSGFYNVAQPLLLPMLATRWGRVIALSSIAGVMGNRGQANYAAAKAGLHGAIKSLSLELASRGVTANAVAPGIIEGSMTSSAFNVDTIKQIVPMKRAGTPDEVAALVGFLASDEAAYISGQVISINGAMA
- a CDS encoding beta-ketoacyl synthase chain length factor, whose product is MISVTIKKIGVVAQGIGNWQEATALLQSEADYQGGELPPLKPSMLKPNERRRTTRTIKIALQAAEEALQDLTGTETLASVFSSSEGDLDIIDQICLALTEEGRPVSPTQFHNSVHNAPAGYWSIGAGSRQGSSSLGGLNGSFAAGLMEAAVQAVVERVPVLLVCYDQPPPELLQPFMPIGEPFSIAMLLTAESERGIARLNLSTVPDGEESRMSKPALETLRLSAPSARSLPILQAIAQSHAANITLTYLPGLNLQSELLPC
- a CDS encoding beta-ketoacyl-[acyl-carrier-protein] synthase family protein; the protein is MTPLSISHFTLTNALGCGKTASLEALRTGRSGLQPCDLENVDLATWIGRVSGLEDMPLEERVSDYDCRNNRLAQLALQQDDFLPAVKQAVERYGADRIGVFMGTSTSGIATTEAAYRTRINDALPAEFTPQYTHNIASSSHFIRDYLGLNGTAIAISTACSSSAKVFAAAYRYMTAGVCDAAIVGGVDSLCLTTLYGFNALDLVSAEPCRPWDGQRNGINIGEGAGFALLEKPQDGDSSPSLIGYGESSDAHHMSTPHPEGAGARHAMQQALQRAGLEIGDIDYINLHGTATRSNDASEDNAVCGLFGNLTPCSSTKGFTGHTLGAAGITESIFALLCLQDGLLPQSLQTRQQDDSLGANILLNPEQRELRHVLSNSFGFGGNNCSLIFGAAS
- a CDS encoding AMP-binding protein, encoding MAQPALNSPIHCSMLAHHPQQLAAWHRGAGISAAQFYQDVAKLAAQLPEAGEVVNLCEDRYHFAVSFAAAIVRQQVTLMPSNNTPGAVNSLLIKSRDGYCLTDQLQQGIQARQLLYTELLNARNSDSIALPEQIEAERQVAILYTSGSTGTPKPNPKSWGELKAEADSALQRFPFLSRSVSSLVATVPAQHMYGLATSIFFPWQGGIAVHTGRPLFPADIAADLALTSAPRVLITTPLHLRACLDAGISWPEISFIISATAPLSRELAAEAEQQLQTEIYEIYGSTETGSIASRHTLKDECWILYDGIEMEQQGNQTYASGGHLPHPVVLNDNIEILTSGRFRLLGRNNDMLKIAGKRASLGDLNQKLLAIPGVIDGVFVPPENPNNEKQRLSALVVAPSLSKQEVLHQLAQSIDAAFLPRPLHFVESLPRNSTGKLPREQLINFLKAIK
- a CDS encoding MMPL family transporter — translated: MTIRIDTLLAWLAALALCSWWVFSQVSLRTDMSLFLPEGTAADQRILLNEINQGPANRLLLLAITQGDAASRASLSQQLTARLRNSPLLSRVENGAPGALQIDPLLFKYRYLISPGIEASAFSVESLNRALMQRLEELKAPFPSPFKGLLAADPMGSYQTMLRSWLAEQSIHREQGVWQSKQGEMALLLVQTRAGGLELDEQQAVLAYLQDEFARLDNDAGHQLIISGPGVFGVQSRAVIHYETQTLSMVASALIALLLFSAYRFLPYLLFAALPLLSALLVGAIVCQLVFGELHGITLAFGITLLGVTLDYPIHLFSHLRHSEPVNSTMLSIWRTLRLGVITTCIAYLVLLTTDFIGLRQLGLFTLTGLLTAALTSRLLLPRVFPQPFSPPQPRGMTLLSVMLKRKIWPSLVMLALAVISLTTLLLSSKPLWQDDIATFSPLPKALLEQDRQLRQHFSTSDPSHLLLIQGEDPQQLLQRSEALRQHLQQDPAGASLIDISLPSDYLPSVQQQRVRQQSLPDRHGLSDNLQQAMQGLPFRKAAFDPFITEIEQSRNLPPLSYAEAMSSELKTRLESMIREGQSAWFALIPLQTVADPEQIKTYVEANLPEVSYLNLKQEVSGLVGDFRQQTLQRVALGCGLMLILLWIGLGSLKRALTTLIPIALAILASVGVLHLLGEALNLFHLISLMLVLGIGLDYSLFFGRREQQQGDALLTLHALSVCALSTAGVFAILASSSIPVLHAIGLTVAIGVVMSYLATYALSRINS
- a CDS encoding LolA-related protein; this encodes MPLNRSGITSLPLVLLLFSLSLPAAAEEPLWSLDYLMQQWQSSGERQARFTETRQLTLLDQPIEQQGTLLFQPPDRLVRTLAPPSSTKYEIEGNRLTLWRNQQQQVLLLDNIPELLAFSASFRSVLGGDRETLERYFKPELTGSRDAWSLNLTPKEGALDNKITRIEISGTALQIERYLVVESNGDQIITQLMPIGE